The sequence below is a genomic window from Oreochromis aureus strain Israel breed Guangdong linkage group 12, ZZ_aureus, whole genome shotgun sequence.
AATGATGCAAAATAAGATAAACGCACTTAAAAATAATCAATATCACTCTGCTTTTGGCTGCTCAGTGAAGTGATGCCATTACAGGCAGCAGAAAAACAGGATGCACATGAGGATGAAATGTGATGCTGATCTTATTACCAGTGCTAAAAGCCTATATTATAAAAGCCTATATATTTTTGGACTGCAAGATTAGCTTTAGTTAGACTCTTGCATTCAAAGGTGATGATGGTTCTTGTTATGAAGGCTGAACTGTTCTATCTTGGATGATTTCTTCAGACGGATATTTTCCAGATGTTTTCGATTGTCTTGTCCACTCAGAAAAAgtgtattttaattttgtgtgtgtggcctAGAGCTATGAAAAAACATGAATTAATGCATGGATGTTAGTAATTATGAGAAGTCTGGCTGTACGTATGACTCTtggtctttgttttgttgtttttaaggtTATCATCAAAGACACTAGTTTAGTCTTAACTCCAGCCAACATCAAAGCCTACATCCTCATGACTCTGCAGGGATTAGAGTATATGCACCAGCACTGGGTCCTACACAGGGTAAGAAAACTTGTGTGCAGCattcacacataaatatgccCATGTCTAatttgtaatttatattttgGGCCTTTTcctcttaattttttttctttttttgtgcaggATCTGAAGCCCAATAATCTGTTGTTAGATGGCAGTGGGGTGTTGAAGTTGGCTGATTTTGGTTTGGCCAAGTCTTTTGGCAGTCCTAGCAGAGTCTACACGCATCAAGTTGTTACCAGGTCAGATCAGTCTCCATGTTACCtcattaaaaatacagaacTTCTCCAGAGTTAGTCTCATTAGAAATTCTTCAGagcagcaatattttttttaaatgttttccatgatttaataaaacatttaaccAAACTAGGACTGGTTAAGTGTGACAGAATTATACTAAGAAGTCCAGGTTGCAAGGTCTGTAAAATATGTCTCTATTTgttgttcattcattcatgtctTTCCTAGGTGGTACCGATCACCTGAGCTCCTGTTTGGTGCCAGGATGTACGGTGTGGGTGTTGACATGTGGGCAGTGGGATGCATCTTGGCAGAGTTGCTGCTTCGGGTAAATAAACCTCACTTCAAAGATATGAGCACGTAGTCGCAGGGGACGCAGCTATTTTCATATTCATGCTAATGTCTTTCTACACTCCCGTTTGCTGTAGGTTCCGTTCCTTGCTGGAGACTCGGATCTCGACCAGCTTACTAAGATCTTTGAGGCTCTGGGAACACCCACAGAAGAAACGTGGCCTGTGggtttgtttgggggttttttgctgttgaagttttgttttgttttttgttttttttttacagtttggcCTGATTTTGATGAGATGTGGGGATTCTTGCTTACATTGTATTGTTATATCTCTCTTTAGGGCTTGAGTAGTCTACCAGACTATGTGTCCTTCAAAATATTCCCCGGCACACCGCTGGAACATATATTTAGTGCAGCTGGAGACGATTTACTTGAGCTGCTACAAGGTCTCTTTACCTTTAACCCTTCAGCGAGGACCACAGCTACACAGGTAATAAGCTAAGCATTCTTACACTGCAGTCTATTTAAAGATTGATGGATCGGCTTCAGCACTGAAATCCTGTTGTTTCATTTGTAGCTCCCTCAGAATTACAGGCCTCGCTTCAGGCAGTACGACTCTCATTGTGATCAGCCGGTGAAGAGTGTCCTTTACTTTAAGAGTGTAATGCGAAGATAAACCACTAATAGACTTGTAAAACTTGACTTTACAagacttgcaaaacaaaaagtagaCATTTCACCTTCGTACAAGTCATGATGTGGTTGCCACACAGCTTTGTGCTaggaagaataaataaatataaatgcttATTATTTGCTTATTTTTAAGT
It includes:
- the cdk7 gene encoding cyclin-dependent kinase 7; this translates as MALDVKSRAKRYEKLDFLGEGQFATVYKARDKLTDTIVAIKKIKVGHRTEAKDGINRTALREIKLLQELHHPNIIGLLDAFGHKSNISLVFDFMETDLEVIIKDTSLVLTPANIKAYILMTLQGLEYMHQHWVLHRDLKPNNLLLDGSGVLKLADFGLAKSFGSPSRVYTHQVVTRWYRSPELLFGARMYGVGVDMWAVGCILAELLLRVPFLAGDSDLDQLTKIFEALGTPTEETWPGLSSLPDYVSFKIFPGTPLEHIFSAAGDDLLELLQGLFTFNPSARTTATQALKMRYFSNRPGPTPGPQLPRPNCSAEALREKETVGLKRKIEGLENTAMKKKLIF